Proteins encoded in a region of the Acidobacteriota bacterium genome:
- a CDS encoding PilZ domain-containing protein, whose translation MSATSSAGLPAGMHKPAARAIMFALNPETAALLRDCFRQFGVDAIPEEDRSGARLQREKFEACVVSLEDPMAAQLMQTARTSPSNHRILIYGLASSTMQALSYSKYGVNAIIDVPVNRSSALKVVRGSHLLVLNELRRYARVPIVTQVRLETEQRNFDAVTVEISAGGLSLRTDRSLLMNSSVGLTFTLPDASGTKASEIKVRGVVAWVNAQDQRVGIRFDPADQRRAAVKQWVDKYLDI comes from the coding sequence TTCGCGCTCAACCCGGAGACTGCGGCCCTGCTGCGCGACTGCTTTCGCCAGTTCGGTGTCGACGCCATCCCGGAAGAAGACCGCAGCGGCGCGCGCCTGCAGCGCGAGAAGTTCGAAGCCTGCGTGGTCTCGCTCGAGGACCCCATGGCCGCGCAGCTCATGCAGACGGCGCGCACCTCGCCTTCGAACCATCGCATCCTCATCTACGGGCTGGCCTCGAGCACGATGCAGGCGCTGAGCTACTCGAAGTACGGCGTGAACGCCATCATCGACGTGCCGGTGAACCGCTCCTCCGCCCTCAAGGTGGTGCGTGGCAGCCACCTGCTGGTGCTGAACGAGCTGCGTCGCTACGCCCGCGTGCCCATCGTTACGCAGGTGCGGTTGGAGACCGAGCAGCGTAACTTCGACGCTGTCACGGTGGAGATCAGTGCCGGCGGCCTGTCGCTGCGCACCGACCGCTCGCTGCTGATGAACTCGTCGGTCGGGCTCACCTTCACGTTGCCCGACGCGAGCGGGACAAAAGCCAGCGAGATCAAGGTCCGCGGCGTGGTGGCATGGGTGAACGCGCAGGACCAGCGCGTCGGCATCCGCTTCGACCCGGCGGATCAGCGCCGCGCTGCCGTCAAACAGTGGGTCGACAAGTACCTCGACATCTAG
- a CDS encoding nuclear transport factor 2 family protein, with the protein MKRLFVFLLLVFLTLHVAMGSAQTKPRRQPRTSAAASPTQPPLTDAEAGEQLRKRLQEVLNAWSTMDPDTASRYYAKDADLVFFDLAPFQYKGWDEYYVGSKKLFQNYQSLSIRLNEDASVHWKGDLAYATATWNVLGTLADGTLQKLDLRWTVVLERRNNEWVVVHEHVSAPLSGAAAPGLKPAAQPATQLEKKPTDPFK; encoded by the coding sequence ATGAAGAGACTCTTCGTCTTTTTGCTGCTTGTTTTCCTGACGTTGCACGTCGCCATGGGCTCCGCGCAAACGAAACCGAGGCGCCAGCCGCGAACCTCCGCCGCCGCCTCTCCGACGCAGCCGCCACTCACCGACGCCGAGGCGGGCGAGCAACTGCGCAAGCGTCTGCAAGAGGTGTTGAACGCCTGGTCCACCATGGATCCCGACACCGCCTCGCGCTACTACGCCAAGGACGCTGACCTGGTCTTCTTCGACCTTGCGCCCTTCCAATACAAAGGCTGGGACGAGTACTACGTCGGGTCAAAAAAACTCTTTCAGAACTATCAGAGCCTGAGCATCCGGCTGAATGAGGATGCGAGCGTCCACTGGAAGGGCGACCTTGCCTACGCCACCGCGACGTGGAACGTGCTGGGGACGCTTGCCGACGGCACGCTGCAAAAACTCGATCTGCGCTGGACGGTCGTGCTCGAGCGCCGCAACAACGAGTGGGTGGTGGTGCATGAGCACGTGAGTGCGCCGCTATCCGGCGCAGCGGCGCCGGGGCTGAAGCCGGCGGCACAACCGGCGACCCAGCTCGAGAAGAAGCCGACCGACCCGTTCAAGTAA
- the rplU gene encoding 50S ribosomal protein L21, producing the protein MYAVIRAGGKQYRVAPGDVIRVEKTPASNGKIEFTDVLAVSGEAGQIGRPEAGARVIGSVVEEGRADKILVFHFKRKKQYKKLAGHRQPFTAVRITEIAFDGQKFTAPDEPAKEKKEKKEKKVETHAAAQKHEKHVEKKTSAAKHAATKHAAARHVAKKKHTAKKADHKKKK; encoded by the coding sequence ATGTACGCGGTCATCCGCGCCGGGGGAAAGCAGTATCGCGTCGCGCCCGGGGACGTGATCAGGGTGGAGAAAACCCCTGCCTCGAACGGGAAGATCGAGTTCACCGACGTGCTCGCCGTGAGCGGCGAGGCGGGCCAGATCGGCCGTCCGGAAGCGGGCGCGCGGGTCATCGGCAGCGTGGTCGAGGAAGGCCGCGCCGATAAGATCCTTGTCTTTCACTTCAAGCGGAAGAAACAGTACAAGAAGCTCGCCGGACATCGCCAGCCGTTCACCGCGGTCCGCATCACTGAGATCGCCTTCGACGGGCAGAAGTTCACCGCGCCCGACGAGCCCGCGAAAGAAAAGAAGGAAAAGAAAGAAAAGAAGGTCGAGACGCACGCCGCGGCCCAGAAGCACGAGAAACACGTGGAGAAGAAGACCTCTGCCGCAAAGCATGCCGCCACCAAGCATGCCGCCGCGCGGCACGTCGCCAAGAAGAAGCATACGGCCAAGAAAGCCGATCACAAGAAGAAGAAATAA
- the rpmA gene encoding 50S ribosomal protein L27 — translation MAHKKGLGSSRNGRDSNAQRLGVKAFGGQFVPGGSIIVRQRGTRIKPGPNVGRGKDDTLFAKVTGVIKFTDRGSMGKFVSIEPVEDEAN, via the coding sequence ATGGCACATAAGAAAGGTCTAGGAAGTTCCCGGAACGGCCGCGATTCGAACGCGCAGCGGCTGGGCGTGAAGGCTTTTGGCGGACAGTTCGTCCCCGGCGGCTCCATCATCGTGCGCCAGCGCGGCACGCGCATCAAGCCCGGCCCGAACGTCGGCCGCGGCAAAGACGATACCCTCTTCGCCAAGGTCACCGGCGTGATCAAGTTCACCGACCGCGGCTCCATGGGCAAATTCGTCTCCATCGAACCGGTGGAAGACGAGGCGAATTAG